The Polaribacter tangerinus genome has a segment encoding these proteins:
- a CDS encoding cold-shock protein, producing MNKGTVKFFNESKGFGFITEEGNNKEHFVHVSGLVDEIRENDEVEFDLQDGRKGLNAVNVRVI from the coding sequence ATGAATAAAGGTACCGTAAAATTTTTCAATGAATCTAAAGGATTCGGATTCATCACTGAAGAAGGAAACAACAAAGAGCATTTTGTACATGTGTCAGGTTTAGTAGACGAAATTCGTGAGAACGATGAAGTTGAATTTGACTTACAAGATGGAAGAAAAGGATTGAACGCAGTAAACGTAAGAGTTATATAA
- the fahA gene encoding fumarylacetoacetase: MIITANNPNRKSWLKVPKNSDFPIQNIPFGVFITRDDIITIGSRIGDFAIDLGAFHQLGYFDGIPLTDDIFLQDNLNDFIADGRKTWRLVRNRIAEVFDVTNGILRDNAAHKDKIIFRMDEVEMLLPVAVGDYTDFYASKEHATNVGSLFRDPENALLPNWLHIPIGYHGRSSSIIPSGVPVRRPYGQTKPSDGSNVPNFGPSKLLDFELEMAFITTDANVLGERIPIEEAEEYIFGLVQFNDWSARDIQAWEYVPLGPFLGKSFASTISPWIVTLDALEPFRTENPKQVHEPLPYLKQKGKGSYDIHLQVGIQPENGEETIVANSNFKYMYWTMAQQLAHHTVNGCPVESGDMMGSGTISGPTKDSFGSMLELTWKGKHPITLKDGTTRKFINDNDTVIMRAHCKNDKVRIGFGECIGKVLPAK, from the coding sequence ATGATTATAACAGCCAACAATCCTAATAGAAAATCGTGGTTAAAAGTTCCTAAAAATTCAGACTTTCCCATTCAAAATATTCCATTCGGAGTTTTTATTACTAGAGATGATATTATTACCATTGGAAGTAGAATTGGAGATTTCGCTATCGATTTAGGTGCTTTTCATCAATTAGGTTATTTTGATGGAATTCCCCTAACAGATGACATATTTTTACAAGATAATTTAAATGATTTTATTGCTGATGGTCGTAAAACATGGCGATTAGTAAGAAATAGAATTGCAGAAGTTTTTGATGTTACCAACGGAATTTTAAGAGATAACGCAGCACACAAAGACAAAATTATATTTAGAATGGATGAGGTTGAAATGCTCTTGCCTGTTGCTGTTGGAGACTACACAGACTTTTATGCTAGTAAAGAACACGCCACAAATGTAGGTTCTTTATTTAGAGATCCAGAAAATGCATTGCTCCCAAATTGGCTTCACATTCCTATTGGTTATCATGGTAGAAGCTCTTCTATTATTCCTTCTGGTGTTCCTGTTAGAAGACCATACGGACAAACAAAACCTTCAGATGGAAGTAATGTTCCTAATTTCGGACCTTCAAAATTATTAGATTTTGAATTGGAAATGGCTTTTATTACCACCGATGCTAATGTACTTGGAGAAAGAATACCTATAGAAGAAGCAGAAGAGTATATTTTTGGATTGGTACAATTTAATGATTGGTCTGCAAGAGATATTCAAGCTTGGGAATATGTACCTCTAGGACCATTTTTAGGAAAAAGTTTTGCTTCCACTATTTCACCTTGGATTGTTACTTTAGATGCTCTTGAACCTTTTAGAACAGAAAACCCTAAACAAGTTCACGAGCCATTGCCATACTTAAAACAAAAAGGGAAAGGAAGTTACGATATTCATTTACAAGTTGGTATTCAGCCAGAAAATGGTGAAGAAACCATTGTTGCCAATTCTAATTTTAAATATATGTATTGGACAATGGCTCAACAGCTGGCCCACCATACTGTAAATGGTTGCCCAGTAGAATCTGGTGATATGATGGGATCTGGCACAATTTCTGGACCTACAAAAGACAGTTTTGGTTCTATGCTAGAACTTACTTGGAAAGGGAAACACCCAATTACCTTAAAAGATGGTACAACTCGTAAGTTTATAAATGATAACGATACAGTTATTATGCGAGCACACTGTAAAAACGATAAGGTTAGAATAGGTTTTGGAGAATGTATCGGAAAGGTACTTCCTGCAAAATAG
- the glyA gene encoding serine hydroxymethyltransferase codes for MQLDNQIFDLIQEEKERQLNGLELIASENFVSDQVMQAQGSILTNKYAEGYPGKRYYGGCEIVDIVEQIAIDRAKELFGAEYVNVQPHSGSQANTAVFFACLQPGDKILGFDLSHGGHLTHGSPVNFSGKLYEPVFYGVEEETGVLNYDKIQEIAEKEKPKLIIAGASAYSRDVDFKRFRIIADSVGAILMADISHPAGLIAKGILNDPLPHCHIVTSTTHKTLRGPRGGIIMMGKDFDNPFGQKLKNGNLKKMSTLLNSAVFPGNQGGPLEHVIAAKAIAFGEALTDEFLEYQIQVKENAAAMAREFVAKGYNIISGGTDNHCMLIDLRNKNISGKDAEIALGKADITVNKNMVPFDDKSPFVTSGIRVGTPAITTRGLKVADMKTVVNFIDEAITNANNDEALHEIGDRVAEMMSARRLFVM; via the coding sequence ATGCAACTAGATAACCAAATTTTTGATCTTATTCAGGAAGAAAAAGAAAGACAGTTAAACGGCTTAGAATTAATAGCTTCGGAAAACTTTGTTAGCGATCAGGTAATGCAAGCTCAGGGTTCTATTTTAACCAACAAATATGCAGAAGGATATCCTGGAAAAAGATATTATGGTGGATGTGAAATTGTTGATATTGTTGAGCAAATAGCTATAGATAGAGCGAAAGAATTATTTGGTGCCGAATATGTAAATGTTCAGCCTCATTCTGGTTCTCAGGCAAATACAGCAGTATTTTTTGCTTGTTTACAGCCAGGCGATAAAATTTTAGGATTTGATCTTTCACATGGAGGACATTTAACTCATGGATCTCCCGTAAATTTTTCAGGAAAATTATATGAGCCAGTTTTTTATGGTGTAGAGGAGGAAACAGGAGTTTTAAACTATGATAAGATTCAAGAAATTGCAGAAAAGGAAAAACCAAAATTAATAATTGCAGGAGCCTCTGCTTACTCTAGAGATGTTGATTTTAAGCGTTTTAGGATTATAGCAGATAGTGTAGGAGCTATTTTAATGGCAGATATTTCTCATCCTGCAGGTTTAATAGCCAAAGGAATTTTAAACGATCCGCTACCACATTGTCATATTGTTACCTCTACTACGCATAAAACATTACGTGGGCCAAGAGGAGGAATTATAATGATGGGAAAAGACTTTGATAATCCTTTTGGACAAAAGTTAAAAAATGGTAACCTAAAAAAAATGTCAACCTTGTTAAATTCTGCTGTATTTCCAGGAAACCAAGGTGGTCCGTTAGAGCATGTTATTGCAGCAAAAGCTATTGCTTTTGGAGAGGCTCTTACAGATGAGTTTTTAGAATATCAAATTCAAGTAAAAGAAAATGCGGCAGCTATGGCAAGAGAGTTTGTAGCTAAAGGATATAATATTATTTCTGGTGGTACCGATAATCATTGTATGCTTATCGATTTAAGAAATAAAAACATTTCGGGTAAAGATGCTGAAATAGCATTGGGTAAAGCAGATATTACCGTGAATAAGAACATGGTTCCGTTTGATGATAAATCGCCTTTTGTAACCTCAGGAATACGTGTTGGAACTCCTGCAATAACAACAAGAGGTTTAAAAGTTGCAGACATGAAAACTGTAGTTAATTTTATCGACGAGGCTATAACCAATGCAAATAATGATGAAGCTTTACACGAAATTGGAGATAGAGTTGCAGAGATGATGAGTGCAAGAAGACTTTTTGTAATGTAA
- a CDS encoding YebC/PmpR family DNA-binding transcriptional regulator → MGRAFEFRKARKMKRWSAMAKTFTRIGKDIVMAVKEGGPNAETNSRLRAVIQNAKAANMPKDNVERAIKKATDKDTANYKEVLFEGYAPHGIAILLETATDNNNRTVANVRAAFNKCDGSLGTSGSVVFMFDHTCNFTVKKEDITIDMEELELELIDFEVEEVFDDEEGIIIYAPFEQFGAIQSYFEEKNVEILSSGFERIPTTTTKLTAEQQADVEKLLEKLEEDDDVQNVYHSMEM, encoded by the coding sequence ATGGGAAGAGCATTCGAGTTTAGAAAGGCAAGAAAAATGAAACGTTGGTCTGCTATGGCTAAAACCTTTACTAGAATTGGTAAAGATATAGTAATGGCTGTTAAAGAAGGTGGGCCAAATGCAGAAACAAACTCTCGATTAAGAGCGGTTATACAAAATGCAAAAGCCGCCAACATGCCTAAAGACAATGTAGAGAGAGCCATAAAAAAAGCTACTGATAAAGATACGGCTAACTATAAAGAAGTTTTATTTGAAGGGTATGCACCACATGGAATAGCAATATTATTAGAAACAGCAACTGATAACAATAATAGAACAGTAGCTAATGTTAGAGCAGCATTTAATAAATGTGATGGCAGTTTAGGTACTTCTGGTTCTGTAGTTTTTATGTTTGACCATACATGTAATTTTACTGTTAAAAAAGAAGACATTACAATTGATATGGAAGAGCTAGAGCTCGAATTAATAGATTTTGAAGTTGAAGAAGTTTTTGATGACGAAGAAGGAATTATTATTTACGCACCTTTTGAGCAATTTGGTGCTATTCAATCTTATTTTGAGGAAAAAAATGTAGAAATTTTATCTTCTGGCTTCGAAAGAATACCAACAACCACCACAAAATTAACTGCAGAGCAACAAGCTGATGTAGAAAAACTTTTGGAGAAATTAGAAGAAGATGACGATGTTCAAAATGTGTATCATTCTATGGAGATGTAA
- a CDS encoding T9SS type A sorting domain-containing protein: protein MKKITFLLFMSLSFSFFGQDKLTSSINEYFDGTEWKNGGRVTYSYDANNNLINETYYSWSGDANWAINGKQTNSFNNFGKIIENVYENINSATGIVVDGFKTIYTYNSAQQITVITNQQLSNGVWINDTRSLLSYSNNKISLLIGESWNGSSWEFTVDSSQNDGSSRVTVNYGANGLSSEFIYEVWDGSGWSLDSKEIYTYNANNKNTQQISQDWNGTAYTNSSKIEKTYDSNNNLILEKEFDFTNGIFTSNYEESYTFDTSQLMSSITNPFKDITGFDALSGNDNNFVNKIVTSSTGSNDRTTYYYNGATASIKEFTNLNFRAYPNPSSNEVTINVGNKTLKSAALYSILGNKILSTESNKIIISNLSKGIYLLKVFTLEGDIASKKIIKN from the coding sequence ATGAAAAAAATTACTTTTTTACTATTCATGTCTTTATCCTTTTCATTTTTTGGACAAGATAAATTAACTTCAAGCATTAACGAATATTTCGATGGAACGGAATGGAAAAATGGCGGGAGAGTTACCTACAGTTACGATGCTAATAATAACCTTATTAATGAAACTTATTATAGTTGGTCTGGCGATGCAAATTGGGCAATTAATGGTAAGCAAACAAATTCTTTTAATAATTTTGGTAAAATTATTGAAAATGTTTACGAAAATATAAATTCAGCTACAGGTATTGTGGTAGATGGATTTAAAACTATTTATACTTACAATAGTGCTCAACAAATTACAGTAATTACAAATCAACAATTAAGTAATGGGGTCTGGATAAACGATACGAGATCTTTACTTTCTTACTCTAATAACAAGATTTCTTTATTAATTGGTGAAAGTTGGAATGGTTCTTCTTGGGAATTTACTGTAGATAGTTCTCAAAATGATGGCTCTTCTAGAGTAACTGTTAACTATGGTGCTAATGGTTTATCTTCAGAATTTATTTATGAAGTATGGGATGGCTCTGGTTGGAGTTTAGATAGTAAAGAGATTTATACATACAATGCTAATAATAAAAATACGCAACAGATTAGTCAGGATTGGAATGGTACAGCGTATACGAATAGTAGTAAAATAGAAAAAACCTATGATAGTAACAACAATTTAATTTTAGAAAAAGAATTCGACTTTACTAATGGTATTTTTACAAGTAATTATGAAGAAAGCTATACTTTTGATACGAGTCAGTTAATGAGTTCAATTACTAACCCTTTTAAAGATATAACAGGTTTTGATGCTTTATCTGGAAATGATAATAATTTTGTTAATAAGATTGTTACTTCTTCAACGGGCTCTAACGACAGAACGACTTACTATTACAATGGTGCAACAGCTAGTATCAAAGAGTTTACCAATTTAAACTTTAGAGCATATCCGAACCCATCTTCAAATGAAGTAACTATAAATGTTGGTAATAAAACATTAAAAAGTGCAGCACTGTATTCTATTCTCGGAAATAAAATACTTTCTACAGAATCAAATAAAATAATAATATCTAACCTCTCTAAAGGAATTTATTTGCTCAAGGTATTTACGTTAGAAGGAGATATTGCTAGCAAAAAAATTATTAAAAATTAA
- a CDS encoding acetate/propionate family kinase, with the protein MNILVLNAGSSSLKYQVIKMPSEQVKCVGLIERIGTNDAIFTHKKKASSQTEKLAILNHEVGLKKIVDTLLDVKLGVITSVSEIEAVGHRVVHGGAKFSKTVVINTTVKNEIRNLFDLAPLHNPVNLKGIEIAEIIFPETLQVAVFDTAFHQTIPQKAYQYAIAKEYLNVHKIRSYGFHGTSHKYVSEKAIEYLGTAKAKKIISIHLGNGCSMTAIENGKSVENSLGFGPMNGLIMGTRSGDIDQSVIFYLMKKMKKSAEDISNLLQKESGLLGLTGYSDLREISEQASKGNENCKMALELTAYRIQKYIGSYTAVLNGLDALIFTAGIGENSAIMRALSCKDLDFLGIDLDLQKNEIRNDKIREIQSKNSKVKILIIPTNEEIEIAKQTFTLIK; encoded by the coding sequence ATGAACATTTTAGTTTTAAACGCAGGCTCTTCGTCACTAAAGTATCAGGTGATTAAAATGCCATCAGAGCAGGTAAAATGCGTTGGTTTGATAGAAAGAATTGGAACGAATGATGCAATTTTTACGCACAAAAAAAAAGCAAGTTCACAAACTGAAAAACTAGCAATTTTAAATCATGAAGTAGGCTTAAAAAAAATTGTCGATACATTATTAGATGTTAAATTAGGCGTTATAACTAGTGTAAGTGAAATTGAAGCTGTAGGACACAGAGTTGTTCATGGAGGTGCAAAGTTTAGTAAAACAGTAGTTATTAATACGACTGTTAAAAATGAAATTAGAAACCTTTTTGATTTAGCGCCACTTCACAATCCTGTGAATTTAAAAGGAATAGAAATTGCAGAAATTATTTTTCCTGAAACTTTGCAAGTAGCCGTTTTTGATACTGCTTTTCATCAAACAATACCTCAAAAGGCATATCAATATGCTATTGCAAAAGAATATTTAAATGTTCATAAAATTCGTTCATACGGTTTTCATGGAACTAGTCATAAGTATGTTTCTGAGAAAGCTATAGAATATCTCGGTACAGCAAAAGCGAAAAAAATTATTAGCATCCATTTAGGAAATGGCTGTAGCATGACTGCCATTGAAAATGGAAAAAGTGTTGAAAACTCGCTAGGTTTTGGCCCAATGAATGGTTTAATAATGGGAACACGATCGGGTGATATAGACCAATCTGTTATTTTCTATTTAATGAAGAAAATGAAAAAAAGTGCTGAAGATATTAGTAATTTACTTCAAAAAGAGTCAGGTTTATTGGGATTAACTGGATATTCTGATTTAAGAGAAATATCTGAACAAGCCTCAAAAGGCAATGAAAATTGTAAAATGGCGTTGGAACTTACTGCTTACAGAATTCAAAAATACATTGGCAGTTATACGGCTGTATTAAACGGACTAGATGCTTTAATTTTTACTGCAGGTATTGGAGAAAATTCTGCAATCATGAGAGCCTTATCTTGTAAAGATTTAGACTTTTTGGGTATTGATTTAGATTTACAGAAAAATGAAATTAGGAATGATAAAATTAGAGAAATTCAGTCTAAAAATTCTAAGGTTAAAATTTTAATTATTCCTACCAACGAAGAAATTGAAATTGCTAAACAAACTTTTACTTTAATCAAATAA
- the pta gene encoding phosphate acetyltransferase: MKNKSIYITTIEPNSGKSLVSLGILRMMLTKSSKVGYFRPIIHKKNKSALDNHIQTAIEFFNLDCSHEDCYAFDQSDVIEHLSEGKFDEVIHSIIDKYKRLEAKYDYVLVEGSDFSGKGGFTELDVNLAIAKNLGVPVLIVGSGNNKTKKEFVNTLQLIYKEFIEKEVDVIGIIANKTKKDEVDFIKKTLSKVIPKTVQIDVIPKNSFLANPSVREVSEALKGKILFGEQFLDNSIGSFSSGAMQLRNYLTRIKNNSLVITPGDRADIILGALQANASKNYPKIAGIILTGGLLPEPSILKLIEGVQSTVPIISVNGGTFKVTNKIGNVKPKIYAGHSKKILLSLDTFDTYVNVENLSKTLSAFISDKLTPSMFQYNLLQKAKKQRKHIVLPEGNDERIIRAAARLQLLDIVDLTILGDKKMIQLTCDQLGLQIDLDKISILNPENSIYNKQFEKTLFEARKHKGMTETTANDLVRDVSYFGTLMILNGLADGMVSGAAHTTQHTIKPALQLIKTKPGVSVVSSVFFMCLSDRVSVMGDCAVNPNPDAAQLAEIAISSAASAEAFGIKAKIAMLSYSSGKSGKGEEVEKVRAATALVKNKFPNLKIEGPIQYDAAVDMNVAQTKMPDSEVAGQASVLIFPDLNTGNNTYKAIQRETGALAIGPMLQGLNKPVNDLSRGCTVDDIFNTVLLTAIQANQK, encoded by the coding sequence ATGAAAAACAAATCTATCTATATAACTACTATAGAACCCAATAGCGGAAAATCTTTAGTATCACTAGGAATTCTAAGAATGATGCTAACAAAATCTTCTAAAGTTGGTTATTTTAGGCCCATAATTCATAAGAAAAATAAATCAGCATTAGATAATCATATCCAAACAGCTATTGAATTTTTTAATTTAGACTGCTCTCATGAAGACTGCTATGCCTTTGATCAATCTGACGTGATAGAGCATTTAAGTGAAGGGAAATTTGATGAAGTTATTCATTCTATTATTGATAAGTATAAAAGATTAGAAGCTAAGTATGACTATGTGCTTGTTGAAGGGAGCGATTTTTCTGGCAAAGGTGGTTTTACAGAACTCGATGTAAATTTAGCGATTGCAAAAAATTTAGGAGTACCAGTTCTTATTGTTGGCTCTGGAAACAATAAAACAAAAAAGGAATTTGTAAATACACTACAACTAATTTATAAAGAGTTTATAGAAAAAGAAGTAGATGTTATCGGTATAATTGCCAATAAAACCAAAAAGGACGAGGTAGATTTTATAAAAAAAACACTCTCAAAAGTAATTCCGAAAACTGTACAAATAGATGTAATTCCTAAGAACAGTTTTTTAGCAAATCCTTCTGTTAGAGAAGTTAGTGAGGCGCTCAAAGGAAAAATATTATTTGGTGAGCAGTTTTTAGACAACTCCATTGGTAGTTTTAGTAGTGGTGCTATGCAGCTTCGAAATTATTTAACCCGAATAAAAAATAATTCGCTTGTAATTACTCCTGGAGACAGGGCCGATATTATTTTAGGAGCACTGCAAGCAAATGCCTCTAAAAACTATCCCAAAATTGCAGGTATTATTTTAACAGGTGGTCTTTTACCAGAGCCATCAATTTTAAAATTAATTGAAGGTGTGCAGTCTACTGTACCAATTATATCTGTAAACGGAGGAACTTTTAAGGTTACCAATAAAATTGGAAATGTAAAACCAAAAATATATGCTGGACACAGTAAAAAAATACTACTCTCATTAGATACTTTCGATACTTATGTAAATGTAGAAAATCTTTCAAAAACTCTAAGTGCATTTATCTCAGATAAATTAACACCGAGCATGTTTCAATATAATTTGTTACAAAAGGCAAAAAAACAACGCAAACATATAGTTTTACCTGAAGGAAATGATGAACGCATCATAAGAGCTGCTGCCCGCTTACAACTGTTAGATATAGTAGATTTAACTATTTTAGGTGATAAAAAGATGATTCAATTAACTTGCGATCAGCTAGGATTACAAATAGATTTAGATAAAATATCAATTCTAAATCCTGAAAATTCGATTTACAACAAACAGTTCGAAAAAACATTATTCGAAGCTAGGAAACACAAAGGTATGACAGAAACTACTGCAAACGATTTGGTAAGAGATGTTTCTTATTTTGGTACTTTAATGATATTAAATGGTTTAGCGGATGGCATGGTCTCGGGTGCGGCACATACCACACAACATACAATTAAACCTGCTTTACAACTTATAAAAACAAAACCAGGGGTTTCTGTAGTTTCGTCAGTGTTTTTTATGTGTTTATCCGACAGAGTTTCTGTAATGGGAGATTGCGCTGTAAACCCAAACCCTGATGCTGCCCAATTAGCAGAAATTGCTATCTCGTCTGCTGCATCTGCCGAAGCATTTGGCATAAAAGCAAAAATTGCCATGTTATCCTACTCTTCTGGAAAATCTGGAAAAGGAGAAGAAGTAGAAAAAGTAAGAGCTGCAACCGCATTGGTAAAAAATAAATTTCCAAACCTAAAAATTGAAGGTCCTATACAATATGATGCTGCTGTAGACATGAATGTTGCGCAAACTAAAATGCCAGATTCAGAGGTTGCTGGACAAGCTTCTGTACTTATATTTCCTGATTTAAATACCGGAAACAATACCTACAAAGCAATACAAAGAGAAACTGGTGCATTGGCTATTGGTCCAATGTTACAAGGACTAAACAAACCTGTAAACGATTTAAGTAGAGGTTGTACTGTAGACGATATTTTTAACACTGTCTTATTAACTGCTATTCAGGCAAATCAAAAATAA